taaaaaaaaaaaaaaatatatatatatatatatatatatatatatatatatatatatatatatatatatatatatatatatatatatatataaacacacacacacacacacacacacacacacacacacacacacacttgaaggaTGAATTAAGGTATGGATGCCCTCTGGGAAAGAGTGACCACGCAATCACAGAtatagaaacggaggaggaaggaagtgaagaggatgaatcacataaaagaaacaggttaaactataggaaggcagacgtAGAAAATCTTAGGAAATAttatggagagctggactgggattAGCTAATGGGtacaagtgaagtgcaagaaaagtatgatatttttatggaggcaTATAAAACAGGGGTTAAGaagtttgtaccagaatacaaacctaaagaaaagggaaaaaaggactggtttaatgcaaggtgtgccaaggcaaaagaaaaaaaatagacaaagcatgaaaaaaaataaaaagaaataaacaccaaaggaataaaaaaaaaaaaattaaggtagcgagaaatgaatacgtgaaaataaggaaggaagtagaaaagggaTATGACAAGGATATTGTGGATAGTGCAAGGAACAatctaaactattttatagattaaTAAATGGTAAgattaaaccaagagaaacaattgaaagactgagcgatgGGAATGTGACAATCGATGAACCTAAAGACATGGCGGAGttactaaacaaaaagttccagcaagtttttactaatgaatcaatatttaatgagccacaagaaaacaaATGTTCATATGGAGGAagttacagtaaataaagaggagatatatgagttgttgggggagctggaagagaaaaaagctgtaggaccggatggagtctcagggtatatattgaaataatgcagaaatgagctggttagactgatatatgacatcattaaatgctcaataacaactggtaaagtgcctaaggagtggcggagggccgaagtggtccccatatacaaaagtggaaggaaggaaaaaaccctgaactacagacccgtatcattgaccagtgtagtatgtaaaatatgtgagaaagtgataaagaaacaatggacgcaATTCCTAGAGGAGCAAaatttaatcacaagtaaacagtatggatttagaaaagggcgctcatgtatgagaaacttactgagcttttattcaagagtgacagataaaatacaggaaagggacggatgggttgattgcgtcttcctagacctgaagaaggcgttcgataaaattccacatacaagactaatatggaaactagaaaataaaggcggattgaaagggaaaatgaaaactggatggaaagctacctaaggggaagagagatgagaacagtggttaagaACATAAAATCGGAATAGAGAAGCGTAatgagtggagtgcctcagggatcggtgttggcaccaatacttttcctagtatatattaatgacatgccagagggagtaaatagttatatgagcctgttcgcagacgatgcaaagctgctaagacatataagaaacagtgaagactgcgaaattctgcaagaagacctaaacaagatttggaagtggagtatggaaagggagatgaaattcaatgtgaaaaaATGGCATgttatgaaaatgagaaaaagtgaaggaagaccaaaatggacatataaaatgggagatggtgaaacattaaagaaagcaCACGAAGAGAGcgatctgggagtaataatgcaagataacaaacagccagagagtcatgttaatcgaaTATTTGGTGATaagtataacatggtgagaaatataggaattgCATTCCATTACATGGATAAGggtatgatgaaaaaattaattaccactatgatcagaccaaagttggaatatgcggaggcagtgtggtcttcccataagaagaaacacaaaaaaactagaaagaacacaaaggatggcaacaaaaatggttccagagctggagggattgacatacgaggaaagactaaaagaaatggacttaccaacactagaacaaagaagagaaaggggagacctaatacaaatctacaaattattgagcaaaatggaagaagtagataatgaggagttactactaaaagaagaaattaccaccaggaacacaagagggcatagtaaaaaaatgaggaagagaagatgcttgagagacataaaggaaTACAGCTTttcgcaaagaaatatagaggttcggaacagactaagtgaggatgtagtattggcgaggagtgtgcaaagctttaaggaaaagttggataaatgtagatacggagattggaccacacgagcgtaaagcccaggccctgtaaaactacaactaggtaaacaactagggaacccccccctcccccatatatatatatatatatatatatatatatatatatatatatatatatatatatatatatatatatatatatatatatatatatatatatatatatatatatatatatatatatatatatatatatatatatatatatatatatatatatatatatatatatatatatatatatatatatatatatacaaatctatatatatatatatatatctatatatatatatatatatatatatatatatatatatatatatatatatatatatatatatatatatatatatatatatatattttttttttttttttacagcaaaggagacagttcaagggcacaaaaaaagcaaacattaataaaaaaaaagcccgctactcactgctcctaaaaagaatccaaagaggtggccgaaagataggtcagtttcgggaggagaggtgtcctgataccctcctcttgaaagagttcaagtcgtaggcaggaggaaatacagatgaaggaagattgttccagagtttaccagcgtgagggatgaaagagtgaagatgctggttaactcttgcataaggggtttggacagtatagggatgagcatgagtagaaagtcgagtgcagcggggccgcgggagggggggaggcatgcagttagcaagttcagaagagcagtcagcgtggaaatatcgatagaagatagaaagagaggcaacattgcggcggaatttaagaggtagaagactatcagtatgaggaggagagctgatgagacgaagagccttagcccactctgtccagaagagctgtgtgagggagcccccacacaggagatgcatactccatacgagggcggacaaggcccctgtatatggacagcaactgtgcaggggagaagaactggcggagacggtacagaacgcccagcctcgaggaagctgatttagtaagagatgagatatgaagtgtcCAGTTgtaattttgagttaaggatagaccgtggatgtttagtgttgagtaAGGTGATTGCTGGGTTTTGTCTAAGAATATggtatagttgtttggaagattgtgtcgagtggataggtggagaaactgtgttttgaggcgttgaaggacaccaggttcttcttgccccaatcggaaataatagtaaggtctgaggctaagcgttctgcagtctccagccttgagtcgttaagttcctgaagggtgggtctattaaaagaagttgaataatgcagagtggaatcatcggcgtaggagtggataggacagttcgttttggaaagaagatcatcaatgaacaacagaaagagtgggagataggacagaaccctgtgggacaccactgttaatagatttaggggaagaacagtgaccgtctaccacggcagaaatagaacggtcagaaaggaaactggagataaaggtacagagagaaggatagaaaccgtaggagggtagttttgaaagcaaagatttgtgccagaccctatcaaaagcttttgatatgtccagcgcaatagcaaaagtttcaccgaaacggctaagagaggatgaccaagagtcagttaagacggctaggagatcaccagtagaacgccccttgcggaacccatactggcgatcagatagaaggtcagaagtggaaaggtgcttttgaatcttacggttaaggattgattcaaaagctttagatagacaagaaagtaaagcaataggacggtagtttgagggattggagcggtcacccttcttaggtacaggctgtatgaaggcatacttccagcaagaaggaaaggtagatgttgacaggcagaggcgaaagagtttgaccaggcagggtgacagcacggaggcacagttttaaggacaataggaggcactccatcaggtccataagccttctgaggattgaggccagagagggcatagaaaacatcattttgaagaatctttataacaggcataaaggagtcagagggggatgagtaggaggaatatgcccagaatcgtccagagtggagtttttagaaaagtttgagagaagagttcagccttagagatagatgagacggcagtgttgccgtcaggactgaggagtggagggaaagatgaagaagtgaagttggaggagatgtttttggctagatgccagaagtcacgggaagagttagagaaagcaaggttttgacattttctattaatgaaagaatttttggttagtcggagaatagatttggcacgatttcgggcagaaatgtaaagttcataattagcattagtttgaaggctctggtatcttttgtgagctacctctatcattgacagcacgagaacaagcgtgattaaaccaaggccttttagcgtgaggagtagagaaagaacgaggaatgtatgcctccattccagagacaatcacctctgtgatgcgctgagcacacacagaggggtctctatcctggaagcaataatcattccacgggaaatcggaaaagtacatcctcaggtcgttccaccgagctgaagcaaaatgccagaagcatcgcctcttcggtgggtccagaggatgtacaggagcgataggacaggatgcagaaataagattgtgatcggaggagcccaacggagagaacagtttgacagaataagcagaagggtttgaggtaaggaagaggtctagaatgttgggccgatctccaagacggtcaggaatacgtgtagggtgctggaccaactgctctaggtcgttgaggatagcaaagttgtaggcttgttcaccaggatggtcagtgaaagaggatgaaagccaaagctggtggtgaacattgaaatctcctaggatggagatttcagcgaagggagagcaagatgtgctccactttagaattcaaatagtcaaagaattttacatagttggtagagttaggtgagagataaacagcacagatgtatttagtaatagaatgacagtgaagtcttaaccagatggtggaaaattcagaagagtcaaggtcgtgggcacgagagcaagtgatgtcgttgcgcacgtaggcgcaacatccagctttggattgaaatttaggatagagatagtaggagggaacagagtggagattgctgtcagtagcctcagaaacctgtgtttatgtaaggaagagaaggtgaggtttagaggaggagagatgatgttccacagaatgaaaataagagcgaagaccgcgaatgttgcagaaattgagaagaaagaggttcgaggagttatcaagacacctctcgggtcggcagccagaagggagtcctcctggggaatttgtggtcccccagtcgggggacctgaggcttggtgtaattgcgccattttgaaattttgattttggaAAAGGTGTATTTGTTGTGTGAATCGAGTGTGGTGTTGATAAAGAGAGTCGCTGTCTATAGAGAGCACGGGGAACTACGCTCGGGTGGTTGTGAGACAatagggaatatatatatatatatatatatatatatatatatatatatatatatatatatatatatatatatatatatatatatatatatatatatatatatatatatataaacacactcacacacacacagtgggcaGGCTGTCCTTACAAAATTTCCTCTATGCTGCAGGAGATAAGAGACTCGGTGCGGGAAGTGGCTGAAGCCGTCAACAAACGGCAGAATCAGCCGCGACACTGCAGGGACGTCCTGGAGGCCGGGGATGGACAGAGCGGCGAGCGCGTGATCTACCCTTACCCTGGACAGCCAGATCGCCGCCTCAATGTGTATTGCGACCAGACCACGGACGGCGGCGGGTGGACGGTGGTACAGAGACGCACAAATTCTACCGTCCGAGAAGACTTCTACAGAACCTGGAGTGAATATCAACTGGGATTCGGCAATATTAATACAGAGTTTTGGCTGGGGCTTGACCCTCTGCACGCTCTGACCTCCACAGACCTACAGGAACTACGGATCGATCTTATAGACTGGGAGGGAGGTCATCGGTATGCCAAGTACGGCTTCTTTAAGGTCGCGGACCCAGGAACAAAGTATCGTCTCAATGTTGGGAGGTGAGAGGCCCCGTAGGGGCACATCCTGTCgccatgttttatatatatatatatatatatatatatatatatatatatatatatatatatatatatatatatatatatatatatatatatatatatatatatatatatatatatatgaagaatgTAATGTGAGCACTTCGGTAATTTTTTTGTATGCCAgtagtaatttattttttctatgcaCTTGACGTTTTCAATGAAATTATAAATTCGAAGGAAAGATATCTGTAGAAGGTACTGCTGATAAATAAGTTGAATCTTGATAAATCTTATTGTAAAAAATActattttaagattttttttatgtctaccaaaaaaaaacatgtcatTGCACAATCAACTGCATTTCTGTGACTTTACTACATGTGAGCTATCTTGCCAACAACACTTCTTGTCGACCATTGTGTTTACGTTGACAGGTACAGCGGCGACGCAGGGGACGGCCTGGGGGAAGGCGGCCACCCGGGTTCCAAATTCTCAACCCATGACTCTGACAATGACTCCTACGAGACGAGCTGCGCCCAAAAGTAAGTGCCAGACCAGCTCCAGGAAGTGGGtagtgataatggtaataatgttaatagtagtagtagtagtagtagtagtagtagtagtagtagtagtagtagtagtaatagtagtagtagtagtaataataataataataataataataataataataataataataataataataataataatagtaataataataataataataataataataataataataataataataataataataataataataataataataataataataataataataataataataataataataataataataataataataataataataataataataataataataataataataataataataataataataataataataataataatgataataataatgataataaaaacggCAATAGAAATAATACCAACAACAAAAGTACTTTCTCTAGACAGTAGTCAATTGCTGCAAATAGACAAGTTTAAGAAATGTTGAATTAAATTGTTCTTAAAATATTGGCTATGATGCTTTCATAACTACTCAAAAGTAAATTATCTCTAAGCTTAAGGTAACTACCTAATCGGCATTTATATTTCATATATTCGAAGGAGTTCACGAGTGCTGACGGCGGTCACTGTGCTGCCTCGCCGTATGTGGCGGGCTGGGGGAGATGCCTCCCCAAGTTACAGGTGGCGGTGGCTGCGTCAACCTCTGATCGAACTCTTTTAAGAGCGTAGGGGTTTCTGCCAGAGCCTATTCCGCTAGAGGTGGTCAGACACCTTCGTAATTGTTATGAGCAGGGCTTGAAGTAACCTTGCATGCGTGCTCCTGGATCTTCCTGAGCTGCTTTGGGTAAGGTTCAGAGAGGATGGCCATGCTGGAGAGGGTGGGACCAACTGATGGCCGTGGCTGGGGCACTCTTACCATGGAAGTACGAACGCACATCATCTCGGTGTTGCTGTGGCTGATTTTTACTATATTCCGTCCCCGACCGAAGCCTGTTGAGGGTGGCTTGCAGTGTTGAGTAACTACTCTGAGGCCTTTGTGTCGATGAGAATGCCCATGACGCTGTCATCAAGGTGCCTCCAGCGGCACTGGACATCAATTCGGGAATAGTTCATGAGCATTTTGATGCATAATAGGCCAAGTGTTGTGTCGAGGAGGCTCGCACTGCAGCTGTTGTAGTTACGAGACAAAGCCTTAGTAGTAAACAGCCTGTCGTCACTATCGTCGGAGGTCGATCAGCCACGCAACCAGACTAGGGTGGAGTCTTACTAATGAAGTTGGTGACAGCAACACAAGGCCAAGCGCTCTCAGGTCTACTATAGCAAGAGGTTTTGTGTATTTTCCGGTGTTCTTTTTATAAAGTCTAAAAAAGTGGTCAAGCATTGAAGGATGAAGGATGCTTTCATCATAGtgccatttttttgtgtgtggagttACCTGTGTTAGAATAAGTCCATATAAGGCTGGGATAAGGGTGTGATGCTGCTGGTCTGAGATCACTAAGGTTCTGAGGGCTGGAAGGTTTAGGAATGAGGGCAACATGGCTGTTTTCTCGTCGCTAAGGCATGACTTTTGTAAGAGTGCAGAATCGACGATGGAATAAAGGGGTGGCAAGTACTGGGGCAAAGTCTGTGTACAGTTTGATGGGCAGAtcagttgtgtggtggtggtgataggaagGCTGAGAAAGGGTTGTTTTCCGGCTGTGGGAGCCTTAACAGACACCAGCAAAGTGGTCGTTAATCTGCTTTGGCGCTTGATCAGCTGGTAAGTttgaaatacaagagagagaagagcagTGTATGTGAGGACCACAGACCATGCAAATAAGTGCATCTTTTACAATGTTTTCACTGGAAGTCTGGAGGCTTCATGCATTTCCAATGTTTGAGGAACCAAATCAGCAACGTCTGTAGGGCTTGGCTGCACGGGCGGCAATGGCTGTATTAGATATATTTACGAGACCAGATCAAT
Above is a genomic segment from Eriocheir sinensis breed Jianghai 21 chromosome 7, ASM2467909v1, whole genome shotgun sequence containing:
- the LOC126992646 gene encoding techylectin-5A-like, encoding MLQEIRDSVREVAEAVNKRQNQPRHCRDVLEAGDGQSGERVIYPYPGQPDRRLNVYCDQTTDGGGWTVVQRRTNSTVREDFYRTWSEYQLGFGNINTEFWLGLDPLHALTSTDLQELRIDLIDWEGGHRYAKYGFFKVADPGTKYRLNVGRYSGDAGDGLGEGGHPGSKFSTHDSDNDSYETSCAQKFRGAWWYNACHLSNLNGYQYVGNHTSYADGIDWRPWRGYHYSLRHTTMMIRPA